Proteins found in one Apostichopus japonicus isolate 1M-3 chromosome 16, ASM3797524v1, whole genome shotgun sequence genomic segment:
- the LOC139982610 gene encoding uncharacterized protein isoform X1: protein MDNSVSIVLLVLLLVHSSKPAIFERVDGYSCKSPQLLELGKIGSVQCLFTNNFNEVHWFNSTNVVDDKPIISLQGSRKDGSGYLTREYDIRKDGSLIIHNVSLQHELTFAVVVLTPPDDTLIAIEVQVQVIVKPAVLFPVISTCSRGERICFAKLHLINSFTCSMGNSRPPVSVTLKVRTLYGDRSITGPYENKTMIAFSPQNIDTDDIWMSSSLVLLVCQVESNPFINMLKHQTSLILLQNNAVYLKDSPIVTVVFNKDGQLLLECDYYEGGVIVWERSSSAEGSYKISLYGSTGVEEFRIVLANDGISESNGSLVVSSANFQHEGFYRCISSNVIFETSRLYDAICIVSPSPPYPVIEGCNGIHTGCVLYFDDNHGIVECSIHRIYPKVDLAISLTSEDNSDLITFYDKEGKITEHEETFTVTLKYTVSVETTSTDQLTLQCTILDPPYEQLDLTTSFEIHLSRAVKRNEVDDVKKEDNRRKWALLCLPVVLIIAVVIVIGCVVKRIYSKKQCKTNAQPIARSPEETPLTDIDSGEQAVAGDTSRLSPNETETDIDSGEQARAGDTTRLSPNITEPTDQPSSNGIVSLGKYILQL, encoded by the exons ATGGACAATAGCGTAAGCATCGTCTTGCTTGTTTTGCTGTTGGTCCATTCCAGCAAACCTG CGATATTCGAGAGAGTCGATGGTTATTCATGCAAATCTCCACAACTATTGGAACTTGGAAAGATTGGTTCTGTCCAATGCTTATTTACCAACAACTTCAACGAGGTACACTGGTTTAATTCTACAAATGTTGTTGACGATAAACCAATAATAAGTCTTCAGGGATCAAGAAAAGATGGATCTGGTTACCTAACAAGGGAATATGACATTCGGAAAGACGGTTCTCTTATCATACATAATGTTAGCCTACAACATGAGTTGACCTTTGCTGTTGTCGTATTGACCCCACCAGACGATACCCTAATTGCAATAGAAGTTCAAGTACAAGTCATCG TTAAACCGGCCGTTCTCTTTCCTGTGATAAGCACGTGTTCTCGTGGAGAACGAATATGTTTCGCCAAGCTTCATCTTATTAACTCGTTTACATGTTCGATGGGCAATTCTCGGCCGCCGGTATCTGTCACGTTAAAAGTACGAACATTATATGGAGACCGGTCAATAACAGGGCCTTACGAAAACAAGACCATGATAGCTTTTTCCCCGCAAAACATTGATACAGATGATATTTGGATGTCATCCTCCTTGGTATTACTCGTTTGTCAAGTTGAAAGTAATCCGTTTATTAATATGTTAAAACATCAAACTTCTTTGATACTTCTTCAAAATAACGCTGTATACCTAAAAGACTCTCCCATAGTTACTGTAGTTTTCAATAAAGATGGTCAATTGTTATTAGAGTGTGATTACTATGAAGGTGGTGTGATTGTTTGGGAACGTAGTTCTAGTGCTGAGGGGAGCTACAAGATAAGTTTATATGGAAGCACAGGAGTAGAGGAGTTTCGGATAGTCCTTGCAAATGATGGCATCTCCGAAAGTAATGGATCTCTCGTTGTGTCGTCTGCCAATTTCCAGCACGAAGGTTTCTACCGCTGTATATCCAGTAACGTCATATTCGAGACGAGTAGACTATACGACGCTATTTGTATTG TTTCGCCATCACCACCTTATCCCGTTATTGAAGGTTGCAATGGTATACACACAGGTTGTGTGCTCTACTTCGATGATAACCATGGAATCGTGGAGTGTTCAATCCACAGAATCTATCCTAAAGTTGACCTGGCCATAAGTCTCACTTCGGAAGACAATTCTGATCTTATAACATTTTATGACAAAGAAGGAAAGATTACGGAACATGAAGAAACGTTCACTGTTACGTTGAAGTACACGGTTAGCGTTGAGACCACCTCTACTGATCAGCTCACACTACAATGTACGATTCTAGATCCGCCTTATGAGCAACTGGATCTTACAACATCATTTGAAATCCATTTATCTCGAG CTGTGAAGCGCAACGAAGTTGATGATGTCAAGAAGGAAGACAACAGACGAAAGTGGGCACTACTATGCCTTCCGGTAGTGCTGATTATTGCAGTAGTCATAGTCATCGGTTGTGTTGTTAAAAGAA TTTACAGCAAAAAACAATGCAAAACTAATGCACAACCCATTGCACGGTCACCAGAAGAGACGCCATTG ACCGATATTGACAGCGGCGAACAAGCAGTGGCAG GAGATACGTCTCGATTATCACCAAATGAAACGGAG ACCGATATTGACAGCGGCGAACAAGCAAGGGCAG GAGATACGACTCGATTATCACCAAATATAACGGAG CCTACAGATCAACCTTCTTCAAACGGCATAGTCTCATTAGGTAAATATATCTTGCAGTTATAA
- the LOC139982610 gene encoding uncharacterized protein isoform X2 gives MDNSVSIVLLVLLLVHSSKPAIFERVDGYSCKSPQLLELGKIGSVQCLFTNNFNEVHWFNSTNVVDDKPIISLQGSRKDGSGYLTREYDIRKDGSLIIHNVSLQHELTFAVVVLTPPDDTLIAIEVQVQVIVKPAVLFPVISTCSRGERICFAKLHLINSFTCSMGNSRPPVSVTLKVRTLYGDRSITGPYENKTMIAFSPQNIDTDDIWMSSSLVLLVCQVESNPFINMLKHQTSLILLQNNAVYLKDSPIVTVVFNKDGQLLLECDYYEGGVIVWERSSSAEGSYKISLYGSTGVEEFRIVLANDGISESNGSLVVSSANFQHEGFYRCISSNVIFETSRLYDAICIVSPSPPYPVIEGCNGIHTGCVLYFDDNHGIVECSIHRIYPKVDLAISLTSEDNSDLITFYDKEGKITEHEETFTVTLKYTVSVETTSTDQLTLQCTILDPPYEQLDLTTSFEIHLSRAVKRNEVDDVKKEDNRRKWALLCLPVVLIIAVVIVIGCVVKRIYSKKQCKTNAQPIARSPEETPLTDIDSGEQAVAGDTSRLSPNETEPTDQPSSNGIVSLGKYILQL, from the exons ATGGACAATAGCGTAAGCATCGTCTTGCTTGTTTTGCTGTTGGTCCATTCCAGCAAACCTG CGATATTCGAGAGAGTCGATGGTTATTCATGCAAATCTCCACAACTATTGGAACTTGGAAAGATTGGTTCTGTCCAATGCTTATTTACCAACAACTTCAACGAGGTACACTGGTTTAATTCTACAAATGTTGTTGACGATAAACCAATAATAAGTCTTCAGGGATCAAGAAAAGATGGATCTGGTTACCTAACAAGGGAATATGACATTCGGAAAGACGGTTCTCTTATCATACATAATGTTAGCCTACAACATGAGTTGACCTTTGCTGTTGTCGTATTGACCCCACCAGACGATACCCTAATTGCAATAGAAGTTCAAGTACAAGTCATCG TTAAACCGGCCGTTCTCTTTCCTGTGATAAGCACGTGTTCTCGTGGAGAACGAATATGTTTCGCCAAGCTTCATCTTATTAACTCGTTTACATGTTCGATGGGCAATTCTCGGCCGCCGGTATCTGTCACGTTAAAAGTACGAACATTATATGGAGACCGGTCAATAACAGGGCCTTACGAAAACAAGACCATGATAGCTTTTTCCCCGCAAAACATTGATACAGATGATATTTGGATGTCATCCTCCTTGGTATTACTCGTTTGTCAAGTTGAAAGTAATCCGTTTATTAATATGTTAAAACATCAAACTTCTTTGATACTTCTTCAAAATAACGCTGTATACCTAAAAGACTCTCCCATAGTTACTGTAGTTTTCAATAAAGATGGTCAATTGTTATTAGAGTGTGATTACTATGAAGGTGGTGTGATTGTTTGGGAACGTAGTTCTAGTGCTGAGGGGAGCTACAAGATAAGTTTATATGGAAGCACAGGAGTAGAGGAGTTTCGGATAGTCCTTGCAAATGATGGCATCTCCGAAAGTAATGGATCTCTCGTTGTGTCGTCTGCCAATTTCCAGCACGAAGGTTTCTACCGCTGTATATCCAGTAACGTCATATTCGAGACGAGTAGACTATACGACGCTATTTGTATTG TTTCGCCATCACCACCTTATCCCGTTATTGAAGGTTGCAATGGTATACACACAGGTTGTGTGCTCTACTTCGATGATAACCATGGAATCGTGGAGTGTTCAATCCACAGAATCTATCCTAAAGTTGACCTGGCCATAAGTCTCACTTCGGAAGACAATTCTGATCTTATAACATTTTATGACAAAGAAGGAAAGATTACGGAACATGAAGAAACGTTCACTGTTACGTTGAAGTACACGGTTAGCGTTGAGACCACCTCTACTGATCAGCTCACACTACAATGTACGATTCTAGATCCGCCTTATGAGCAACTGGATCTTACAACATCATTTGAAATCCATTTATCTCGAG CTGTGAAGCGCAACGAAGTTGATGATGTCAAGAAGGAAGACAACAGACGAAAGTGGGCACTACTATGCCTTCCGGTAGTGCTGATTATTGCAGTAGTCATAGTCATCGGTTGTGTTGTTAAAAGAA TTTACAGCAAAAAACAATGCAAAACTAATGCACAACCCATTGCACGGTCACCAGAAGAGACGCCATTG ACCGATATTGACAGCGGCGAACAAGCAGTGGCAG GAGATACGTCTCGATTATCACCAAATGAAACGGAG CCTACAGATCAACCTTCTTCAAACGGCATAGTCTCATTAGGTAAATATATCTTGCAGTTATAA
- the LOC139982610 gene encoding uncharacterized protein isoform X3, whose product MDNSVSIVLLVLLLVHSSKPAIFERVDGYSCKSPQLLELGKIGSVQCLFTNNFNEVHWFNSTNVVDDKPIISLQGSRKDGSGYLTREYDIRKDGSLIIHNVSLQHELTFAVVVLTPPDDTLIAIEVQVQVIVKPAVLFPVISTCSRGERICFAKLHLINSFTCSMGNSRPPVSVTLKVRTLYGDRSITGPYENKTMIAFSPQNIDTDDIWMSSSLVLLVCQVESNPFINMLKHQTSLILLQNNAVYLKDSPIVTVVFNKDGQLLLECDYYEGGVIVWERSSSAEGSYKISLYGSTGVEEFRIVLANDGISESNGSLVVSSANFQHEGFYRCISSNVIFETSRLYDAICIVSPSPPYPVIEGCNGIHTGCVLYFDDNHGIVECSIHRIYPKVDLAISLTSEDNSDLITFYDKEGKITEHEETFTVTLKYTVSVETTSTDQLTLQCTILDPPYEQLDLTTSFEIHLSRAVKRNEVDDVKKEDNRRKWALLCLPVVLIIAVVIVIGCVVKRIYSKKQCKTNAQPIARSPEETPLVGYTIYRY is encoded by the exons ATGGACAATAGCGTAAGCATCGTCTTGCTTGTTTTGCTGTTGGTCCATTCCAGCAAACCTG CGATATTCGAGAGAGTCGATGGTTATTCATGCAAATCTCCACAACTATTGGAACTTGGAAAGATTGGTTCTGTCCAATGCTTATTTACCAACAACTTCAACGAGGTACACTGGTTTAATTCTACAAATGTTGTTGACGATAAACCAATAATAAGTCTTCAGGGATCAAGAAAAGATGGATCTGGTTACCTAACAAGGGAATATGACATTCGGAAAGACGGTTCTCTTATCATACATAATGTTAGCCTACAACATGAGTTGACCTTTGCTGTTGTCGTATTGACCCCACCAGACGATACCCTAATTGCAATAGAAGTTCAAGTACAAGTCATCG TTAAACCGGCCGTTCTCTTTCCTGTGATAAGCACGTGTTCTCGTGGAGAACGAATATGTTTCGCCAAGCTTCATCTTATTAACTCGTTTACATGTTCGATGGGCAATTCTCGGCCGCCGGTATCTGTCACGTTAAAAGTACGAACATTATATGGAGACCGGTCAATAACAGGGCCTTACGAAAACAAGACCATGATAGCTTTTTCCCCGCAAAACATTGATACAGATGATATTTGGATGTCATCCTCCTTGGTATTACTCGTTTGTCAAGTTGAAAGTAATCCGTTTATTAATATGTTAAAACATCAAACTTCTTTGATACTTCTTCAAAATAACGCTGTATACCTAAAAGACTCTCCCATAGTTACTGTAGTTTTCAATAAAGATGGTCAATTGTTATTAGAGTGTGATTACTATGAAGGTGGTGTGATTGTTTGGGAACGTAGTTCTAGTGCTGAGGGGAGCTACAAGATAAGTTTATATGGAAGCACAGGAGTAGAGGAGTTTCGGATAGTCCTTGCAAATGATGGCATCTCCGAAAGTAATGGATCTCTCGTTGTGTCGTCTGCCAATTTCCAGCACGAAGGTTTCTACCGCTGTATATCCAGTAACGTCATATTCGAGACGAGTAGACTATACGACGCTATTTGTATTG TTTCGCCATCACCACCTTATCCCGTTATTGAAGGTTGCAATGGTATACACACAGGTTGTGTGCTCTACTTCGATGATAACCATGGAATCGTGGAGTGTTCAATCCACAGAATCTATCCTAAAGTTGACCTGGCCATAAGTCTCACTTCGGAAGACAATTCTGATCTTATAACATTTTATGACAAAGAAGGAAAGATTACGGAACATGAAGAAACGTTCACTGTTACGTTGAAGTACACGGTTAGCGTTGAGACCACCTCTACTGATCAGCTCACACTACAATGTACGATTCTAGATCCGCCTTATGAGCAACTGGATCTTACAACATCATTTGAAATCCATTTATCTCGAG CTGTGAAGCGCAACGAAGTTGATGATGTCAAGAAGGAAGACAACAGACGAAAGTGGGCACTACTATGCCTTCCGGTAGTGCTGATTATTGCAGTAGTCATAGTCATCGGTTGTGTTGTTAAAAGAA TTTACAGCAAAAAACAATGCAAAACTAATGCACAACCCATTGCACGGTCACCAGAAGAGACGCCATTGGTGGGATATAccatat ACCGATATTGA
- the LOC139982610 gene encoding uncharacterized protein isoform X4 yields MDNSVSIVLLVLLLVHSSKPAIFERVDGYSCKSPQLLELGKIGSVQCLFTNNFNEVHWFNSTNVVDDKPIISLQGSRKDGSGYLTREYDIRKDGSLIIHNVSLQHELTFAVVVLTPPDDTLIAIEVQVQVIVKPAVLFPVISTCSRGERICFAKLHLINSFTCSMGNSRPPVSVTLKVRTLYGDRSITGPYENKTMIAFSPQNIDTDDIWMSSSLVLLVCQVESNPFINMLKHQTSLILLQNNAVYLKDSPIVTVVFNKDGQLLLECDYYEGGVIVWERSSSAEGSYKISLYGSTGVEEFRIVLANDGISESNGSLVVSSANFQHEGFYRCISSNVIFETSRLYDAICIVSPSPPYPVIEGCNGIHTGCVLYFDDNHGIVECSIHRIYPKVDLAISLTSEDNSDLITFYDKEGKITEHEETFTVTLKYTVSVETTSTDQLTLQCTILDPPYEQLDLTTSFEIHLSRAVKRNEVDDVKKEDNRRKWALLCLPVVLIIAVVIVIGCVVKRKHVIQTILKDKELFQCYIFLQATL; encoded by the exons ATGGACAATAGCGTAAGCATCGTCTTGCTTGTTTTGCTGTTGGTCCATTCCAGCAAACCTG CGATATTCGAGAGAGTCGATGGTTATTCATGCAAATCTCCACAACTATTGGAACTTGGAAAGATTGGTTCTGTCCAATGCTTATTTACCAACAACTTCAACGAGGTACACTGGTTTAATTCTACAAATGTTGTTGACGATAAACCAATAATAAGTCTTCAGGGATCAAGAAAAGATGGATCTGGTTACCTAACAAGGGAATATGACATTCGGAAAGACGGTTCTCTTATCATACATAATGTTAGCCTACAACATGAGTTGACCTTTGCTGTTGTCGTATTGACCCCACCAGACGATACCCTAATTGCAATAGAAGTTCAAGTACAAGTCATCG TTAAACCGGCCGTTCTCTTTCCTGTGATAAGCACGTGTTCTCGTGGAGAACGAATATGTTTCGCCAAGCTTCATCTTATTAACTCGTTTACATGTTCGATGGGCAATTCTCGGCCGCCGGTATCTGTCACGTTAAAAGTACGAACATTATATGGAGACCGGTCAATAACAGGGCCTTACGAAAACAAGACCATGATAGCTTTTTCCCCGCAAAACATTGATACAGATGATATTTGGATGTCATCCTCCTTGGTATTACTCGTTTGTCAAGTTGAAAGTAATCCGTTTATTAATATGTTAAAACATCAAACTTCTTTGATACTTCTTCAAAATAACGCTGTATACCTAAAAGACTCTCCCATAGTTACTGTAGTTTTCAATAAAGATGGTCAATTGTTATTAGAGTGTGATTACTATGAAGGTGGTGTGATTGTTTGGGAACGTAGTTCTAGTGCTGAGGGGAGCTACAAGATAAGTTTATATGGAAGCACAGGAGTAGAGGAGTTTCGGATAGTCCTTGCAAATGATGGCATCTCCGAAAGTAATGGATCTCTCGTTGTGTCGTCTGCCAATTTCCAGCACGAAGGTTTCTACCGCTGTATATCCAGTAACGTCATATTCGAGACGAGTAGACTATACGACGCTATTTGTATTG TTTCGCCATCACCACCTTATCCCGTTATTGAAGGTTGCAATGGTATACACACAGGTTGTGTGCTCTACTTCGATGATAACCATGGAATCGTGGAGTGTTCAATCCACAGAATCTATCCTAAAGTTGACCTGGCCATAAGTCTCACTTCGGAAGACAATTCTGATCTTATAACATTTTATGACAAAGAAGGAAAGATTACGGAACATGAAGAAACGTTCACTGTTACGTTGAAGTACACGGTTAGCGTTGAGACCACCTCTACTGATCAGCTCACACTACAATGTACGATTCTAGATCCGCCTTATGAGCAACTGGATCTTACAACATCATTTGAAATCCATTTATCTCGAG CTGTGAAGCGCAACGAAGTTGATGATGTCAAGAAGGAAGACAACAGACGAAAGTGGGCACTACTATGCCTTCCGGTAGTGCTGATTATTGCAGTAGTCATAGTCATCGGTTGTGTTGTTAAAAGAA AGCATGTTATCCAAACAATATTGAAAGATAAGGAATTATTCCAgtgttatatatttttacaagCCACTCTATGA
- the LOC139982605 gene encoding uncharacterized protein, producing the protein MHSCASEGKSLFINNLFTSCLKMEYVLVSRSIAIISFMFVILFTVLSYSSNVPFKHTVRLTESIVLECPCDVGLQSKWKFNGDLIFAARIAAARIATSVRFKDYITLFRNYSLSISIISFDQEGIYECLCNISTGVKHILKIEALPDVFISLSNLTITRDNMFLITENDKVSGDCKALNARPAANLTFAVDGEICSSCPTSSYVLLDNVTSTYSSVLSFTTALSKESGMISCKTKGQQASLDYIKYAIPKVGLSINDNGNMVVTQVERHALANATCTAYGSRPTAMFTWLINGIHVKQISDTVLQDVGCYISSNDTASSLTFLPIGENGTITCIVSLYNVNVKTILKSAYSVYVLPRINLIINGKSYSTKVLHLTHMEDINATCNATGARPAAQISWRHNDREILSSWQHTSSSQGPEDVTTYTTESALTVQPREDNGTISCIVSGVPAMRKHLVMYYTLTGLEVLNDYRDQRSIAIGIAVTALAVILLCGILVIIFRNGKLKWRPTKKRHYIDIPLKPQGKDDSPSRQLSSFRKRVPTTSMCVSEEKTTSLQTTDVDERRHLGFDRRLPQPPVSELPNAAVVNSESSSYQTLPCEEHRYYFTIKTMATNNRVFQAKDMCLIINLTKGLIYDRWMGTISVLKTDKKCVVITAVNESATQRADIHWDLFVKRVLELPHNMHLVKVEGICIDEEKLFLIQEHLSCEPLSVFLSDVEQQDYSLTTKYELHLQQRLTFARFILEGLQILHSYGFLHPGLSTHKVLLTNGGNCKLYDFCLSKDAFNTMKAKKLNITCNLNVSAPESYLRKEYDQTSDVWSMAVVIWELITGKPPFSNEVGNNFEDINEIVSKAINKCLESRCSDCFDDRFVESWQISPSLRPTIITLKTFCAEAAKSLQAKISSFPLTDHDEQYTPMRANLLREVLPFANSDSITLQSDD; encoded by the exons ATGCACTCCTGTGCTTCCGAGGGAAAAAGTTTGTTTATTAACAATTTATTTACTTCGTGTTTGAAAATGGAATATGTACTCGTTTCTCGTTCCATTGCAATTATTAGTTTCatgtttgtcattttgtttactgttctgTCATATTCTTCAAATGTTCCCTTTAAACACACAGTACGTTTAACAGAGTCGATCGTATTGGAATGTCCTTGTGATGTTGGGTTACAAAGCAAATGGAAGTTCAACGGCGATTTGATCTTTGCTGCACGAATTGCCGCTGCACGAATTGCAACTAGTGTCCGGTTTAAAGATTACATCACTCTTTTCCGAAATTACTCTCTGTCCATCAGTATAATATCTTTTGACCAGGAAGGAATTTACGAGTGTCTTTGCAACATCTCAACGGgagtaaaacatattttaaaaattgaaG CCCTTCCAGATGTTTTCATCTCGTTATCTAACTTGACTATCACAAGAGACAACATGTTTCTCATCACGGAAAACGACAAAGTTTCGGGAGATTGTAAAGCTCTCAATGCTAGACCTGCAGCAAACCTGACATTTGCGGTCGATGGGGAGATATGTTCCTCGTGTCCTACAAGTAGTTATGTCCTCTTGGATAATGTCACTAGTACCTATAGCTCTGTATTATCGTTTACGACTGCTCTAAGCAAGGAATCTGGCATGATATCATGTaaaaccaaaggtcaacaaGCATCTTTAGACTACATTAAATACG CTATTCCGAAGGTTGGCCTTTCAATTAATGACAACGGGAACATGGTTGTGACACAAGTCGAACGACACGCCCTTGCAAATGCAACATGTACAGCTTATGGATCTCGTCCGACAGCAATGTTCACTTGGCTTATCAATGGTATCCACGTTAAGCAAATTTCTGACACAGTGTTGCAGGATGTCGGATGCTACATCTCGAGCAATGACACAGCTTCGAGTTTAACTTTCTTACCGATCGGAGAAAATGGGACAATTACCTGCATCGTATCACTTTACAATGTGAACGTAAAGACGATTTTGAAGAGCGCTTACAGCGTTTATG tattgccGCGGATAAATTTAATTATCAACGGTAAATCTTATTCGACGAAGGTACTTCATCTCACACACATGGAGGACATAAATGCTACATGTAATGCAACGGGAGCTCGGCCTGCTGCACAAATTAGTTGGAGACATAATGATAGAGAAATATTGTCGAGTTGGCAGCATACTAGCAGCTCTCAAGGACCGGAAGATGTCACAACTTACACCACCGAATCTGCACTCACAGTACAACCACGCGAGGACAACGGAACAATATCTTGTATTGTAAGCGGTGTGCCAGCGATGAGAAAACATCTTGTTATGTACTACACATTGACAG GGTTGGAAGTTCTCAATGATTATAGAGACCAAAGAAGCATTGCAATTGGTATAGCAGTTACGGCACTGGCTGTCATTTTACTCTGTGGGATTCTGGTTATCATTTTCAGAAACG GTAAACTCAAGTGGAGACCTACAAA GAAACGCCATTACATCGACATCCCTTTGAAGCCACAGGGCAAAGACGACTCTCCGTCTCGGCAGTTATCTTCTTTTAGAAAGAGAG TGCCTACAACATCGATGTGTGTCTC TGAGGAGAAAACCACTTCACTCCAAACTACAGATGTCGACGAGAGAAGACACTTGG gGTTTGATAGGAGACTACCCCAACCTCCAGT ATCCGAATTGCCGAATGCAGCAGTTGTGAATTCCGAATCTTCAAGTTATCAAACATTACCGTGCGAAGAACACA GGTACTATTTCACGATCAAAACGATGGCCACAAATAATAGAGTCTTTCAAGCAAAAGACATGTGTCTCATCATTAACTTAACCAAAGGACTCATATACGATAGATGGATGGGTACAATTTCCGTCTTGAAAACAGATAAAAAGTGTGTCGTCATCACAGCCGTCAATG AAAGTGCAACGCAACGAGCAGATATCCATTGGGATCTTTTCGTAAAACGGGTTCTTGAACTTCCGCATAACATGCATCTGGTCAAGGTCGAAGGAATTTGTATTGACGAAG AAAAGCTCTTCCTGATTCAAGAACATCTCTCATGCGAACCCCTTTCTGTATTTCTGAGTGATGTTGAGCAACAAGATTATTCGCTAACGACGAAATATGAATTGCATTTGCAACAGCGGTTGACTTTTGCGCGTTTTATTTTAGAAGGACTACAAATTCTTCACTCTTATGGG TTTCTTCATCCAGGACTTTCGACGCATAAAGTGTTGCTAACTAATGGGGGAAACTGCAAACTTTACGACTTTTGTCTTTCGAAAGATGCGTTCAATACCATGAAAGCTAAGAAACTAAAC ATTACTTGTAATTTGAACGTTTCAGCCCCAGAGAGCTATCTCCGCAAAGAATACGACCAAACGAGTGACGTTTGGTCGATGGCAGTCGTAATATGGGAACTTATTACAG GAAAACCTCCATTCAGTAATGAAGTCGGAAACAACTTCGAAGACATCAACGAAATCGTTTCAAAGGCAATCAATAAATGCCTAGAAAGCCGTTGCAGTGATTG tTTTGATGATAGATTTGTTGAAAGTTGGCAAATCAGTCCTAGCCTTCGACCCACAATTATTACACTAAAGACATTTTGTGCCGAG gcaGCGAAGTCTCTTCAAGCAAAGATCTCCAGCTTCCCCTTAACGGATCATGATGAACAATATACACCTATGCGGGCAAACTTGCTAAGAGAAGTGCTTCCTTTCGCGAACAGTGACTCAATCACATTGCAAAGCGATGACTAG